In Trichoderma asperellum chromosome 1, complete sequence, a single window of DNA contains:
- a CDS encoding uncharacterized protein (EggNog:ENOG41~TransMembrane:7 (o37-56i68-87o107-128i135-154o160-179i184-201o233-254i)), with amino-acid sequence MAPWQPLESASNLFTRHESQYQPLISRNLQHPTHTQAVTLGVIGGYVVAIAILWNVPYLRMILWPFKMLVIAFHEFGHAITAILTGGRVKSISLDPHEGGVTHLTGGISAITLPAGYLGSSLIGALLTMCGFDIVASKVASIVLGVCFLLTLWWGKRDWLTILTVLLAVGLLVACWFIVHAEALRFVVLFIGVMSSLYSVWDICDDLILRKVNESDASVFAKRYGGSSQCWGVIWSVISVLVMAVGIIIGLAAFSQSFAQQEEDSKHFIPT; translated from the exons ATGGCGCCGTGGCAGCCTCTTGAAAGCGCCTCCAACCTGTTTACCCGCCACGAATCCCAATACCAACCTCTCATCTCTCGAAACCTACAGCATCCAACTCACACTCAGGCCGTGACATTGGGCGTCATTGGCGGCTACGTCGTGGCCATTGCCATTCTCTGGAATGTGCCCTACCTGCGCATGATTCTGTGGCCATTCAAG ATGCTCGTCATCGCCTTCCACGAATTCGGCCacgccatcaccgccatccTCACCGGCGGCCGCGTCAAGTCAATCTCCCTCGACCCCCACGAAGGCGGCGTCACCCACCTCACCGGCGGCATCAGCGCAATCACCCTCCCCGCGGGCTATCTCGGCTCGTCCCTCATCGGCGCCCTGCTCACCATGTGCGGCTTCGACATCGTCGCCAGCAAAGTCGCCTCCATCGTCCTGGGCGTGTGCTTCCTGCTGACGCTGTGGTGGGGGAAGCGCGACTGGCTGACCATCTTGACCGTCCTGCTCGCCGTGGGCTTGCTCGTGGCTTGCTGGTTCATCGTTCACGCCGAGGCGCTGCGCTTTGTCGTGCTGTTCATCGGCGTCATGAGTTCGCTGTACAGCGTGTGGGATATTTGCGACGACTTGATCTTGCGCAAGGTGAATGAGTCGGATGCGAGCGTCTTTGCCAAGCGCTATGGCGGCTCGTCGCAGTGCTGGGGAGTCATTTGGTCCGTCATCTCTGTGCTTGTCATGGCTGTCGGCATCATCATTGGCCTGGCTGCCTTTTCACAGTCGTTTgcgcagcaagaagaggatTCCAAGCATTTCATCCCAACCTAG
- the FIP1 gene encoding cleavage polyadenylation factor subunit fip1 (BUSCO:EOG092D4H5J) encodes MDMDEDDDLYQPEEPKIEQDEEKKLKAEELEEGEEEDESGAMDEDDDDDSDIDIITERKDGTKAAPPPQAKYSDIRNIPQRSASNDISAKSTAPVKRDEDSKATNALSIAAPSADQTSAAASKSTIDINAIPIHPATGKPITQINIDEDLPDSDKPWRKPGTDISDYFNYGFDEFTWALYAAKQESIRGEFGADAFAVNNKKMMEDFNMMMMGGMGMQGGGGAGAGGAGGGGAAAGMPGMDGIPPEMQAMMQQMMASGMDPSQMDPSQMAAMFSGMQNAGGNAGAQGSQGQNFGGGFGGNQGFGYDQGMAGGGGGRGGFGGRGRRGRW; translated from the exons ATGGACAtggacgaagatgacgatctctaccagccagaagagccaaagattgaacaagatgaggagaaaaagcTCAAGGCAGAAGAGCTAGAggaaggcgaagaggaagatgagagcgGCGCCatggacgaagatgatgatgacgattcG GATATAGACATCATCACAGAGCGAAAAGATGGCACAAaggcagcgccgccgcc ACAAGCAAAATATAGCGACATTAGAAATATTCCCCAACGATCAGCCTCCAACGACATCTCCGCAAAGTCAACGGCGCCGGTCAAGAGAGATGAAGACTCGAAAGCGACGAACGCTCTGAGCATTGCCGCCCCAAGCGCAGATCAAACCTCAGCTGCCGCCTCGAAGTCCACAATTGATATCAATGCTATTCCAATTCACCCTGCGACTGGCAAGCCTATAACACAAATAAACATTGATGAGG ATCTGCCAGATAGCGATAAACCGTGGCGCAAGCCAGGCACAGACATTAGCGATTACTTCAACTACGGCTTCGACGAATTCACATGGGCGCTATATGCTGCCAAGCAAGAATCTATCCGTGGCGAATTTGGCGCCGATGCCTTTGCTGTcaacaacaagaagatgatggaggacttcaacatgatgatgatgggaggTATGGGCATGcaaggtggaggaggtgctGGGGCTGGCGGGGCTGGCGGCGGaggtgccgctgctggcatgCCTGGTATGGATGGAATCCCGCCCGAAATGCAAGCCATGATGCAGCAGATGATGGCCTCTGGCATGGATCCTTCCCAGATGGACCCAAGCCAGATGGCAGCCATGTTCTCTGGGATGCAAAATGCCGGCGGCAACGCGGGTGCCCAGGGAAGCCAGGGTCAAAACTTTGGTGGAGGCTTTGGTGGAAACCAAGGCTTCGGCTATGATCAAGGCATGGCTGGAGGTGGCGGTGGAAGAGGCGGATTTGGGGGCCGTGGACGCCGTGGCCGATGGTAG
- a CDS encoding uncharacterized protein (EggNog:ENOG41) encodes MQLSIFGVSASRIAHCPTAVAATNSITFDIWFYQDGAISPVPCGPQISVGFNDTVNNNSCSTWRIATADAVTMSVRQTIPPSLQTNGEQTCTVYWVWSNNGVVSPSCADTVLVTTAELSAYVCYQPPNTRVFGLNIVCEPN; translated from the exons ATGCAActctccatctttggcgTAA GCGCTTCTCGCATTGCCCATTGCCCCACGGCTGTCGCCGCCACGAATAGCATCACCTTCGACATCTGGTTCTATCAAGATGGCGCCATCTCCCCCGTGCCCTGCGGACCACAAATCTCCGTGGGCTTCAACGACACGGTAAACAACAACAGTTGCTCTACATGGCGCATCGCGACCGCAGACGCCGTCACAATGTCGGTCAGACAGACCATCCCACCGTCATTGCAGACCAACGGCGAGCAGACGTGCACCGTTTACTGGGTCTGGTCAAACAACGGCGTGGTCTCACCGTCGTGCGCTGATACTGTCTTGGTCACCACGGCTGAGTTGTCTGCCTATGTTTGCTATCAACCACCAAATACTAGGGTTTTTGGGCTGAATATTGTGTGTGAGCCGAACTAG
- a CDS encoding uncharacterized protein (EggNog:ENOG41) — MPVPFDKQAYWHDRFSTETSFEWLLGSAEFMSIIKPILTSLEPSSARILHIGSGTSDLQNYFRHLGFLDVTNVDYEPLAADRGRQLEKQAFGNVKMKYAVADATQLHLSNDSGGECCKFDLVVDKSTVDAISCGGEDQVLQMASCVKEHLAPGAVWISLSYSASRFDIERLPFDVQVLAKVPTPKSKATDPDIFHWCYLLRPK; from the coding sequence aTGCCAGTCCCCTTTGACAAGCAGGCTTACTGGCACGACCGCTTCTCTACCGAAACCTCCTTCGAATGGCTTCTCGGCTCTGCTGAATTCATGTCCATCATCAAGCCCATTCTCACCAGCCTCGAACCTTCATCAGCCCGCATCCTCCACATCGGCTCCGGAACAAGTGATTTACAAAACTACTTTCGCCATCTCGGCTTCCTGGACGTCACAAATGTCGACTATGAGCCTCTAGCCGCGGACCGTGGCCGACAGCTTGAGAAGCAGGCTTTTGGAAATGTCAAGATGAAGTACGCCGTGGCAGACGCCACACAGTTACACCTCTCAAATGATAGTGGTGGCGAGTGCTGCAAATTCGATCTCGTGGTCGACAAAAGCACCGTCGATGCAATCTCTTGTGGCGGAGAAGACCAAGTTTTGCAGATGGCGAGTTGTGTTAAAGAGCATCTCGCGCCGGGTGCTGTATGGATCTCGTTGAGTTACTCTGCTTCGCGGTTCGACATTGAGAGACTGCCGTTTGATGTGCAGGTCCTGGCAAAAGTTCCCACGCCGAAGAGTAAAGCGACGGATCCGGATATATTCCATTGGTGTTATCTGTTGCGGCCGAAATGA
- the CHIT33 gene encoding Endochitinase 33 (CAZy:GH18~SECRETED:SignalP(1-19)) has protein sequence MPSLTTLASALALVPSVFAGWNVNSKQNIAVYWGQNSAGQQSTQQRLSTYCSDANINVIDIAFLNGITPPMTNFANAGDRCTPFSDNPWLLSCPEIEADIKTCQANGKTILLSLGGDSYTQGGWSSASAAQAAANQVWAMFGPVQSGSSAERPFGSAIVDGFDFDFEATTNNLAAFGAQLKSLSNAAGGKKYYFSAAPQCFFPDAAVGALINAVPMDWIQIQFYNNPCGVSGYTPGTSSQNNYNYQTWDTWAKTSPNPNVKLLVGIPAGPGAGRGYVSGSQLTSVFQYSKGFSSTFAGAMMWDMSQLYQNTGFEAQVVNALK, from the exons ATGCCCTCTTTGACCACTCTTGCGAGCGCGCTCGCTCTTGTTCCTTCCGTCTTTGCTGGCTGGAATGTTAACTCGAAGCAAAACATTGCTGTGTACTGGG GACAAAACTCGGCCGGCCAGCAAAGCACGCAACAGCGTCTTTCAACCTACTGCAGCG ATGCCAATATTAATGTTATTGACATTGCTTTCTTAAACGGAATCACTCCTCCCATGACCAACTTTGCCAATGCTGGTGACCGATGCACTCCCTTCTCCGACAACCCTTGGCTCCTGAGCTGCCCTGAAATTGA GGCGGATATCAAGACTTGCCAGGCTAACGGCAAGACCATCCTCCTTTCTCTTGGTGGTGACTCTTACACCCAAGGTGGCTGGAGCTCTGCCAGCGCTGCTCAAGCCGCAGCCAACCAGGTCTGGGCCATGTTCGGTCCCGTTCAGTCCGGCAGCTCTGCCGAGCGTCCGTTTGGCAGTGCAATCGTGGACGGCTTTGATTTCGACTTTGAGGCCACGACCAACAACCTCGCTGCTTTCGGCGCCCAGCTCAAGAGCCTCTCCAACGCTGCCGGCGGCAAGAAGTACTActtctctgctgctcctcagTGCTTCTTCCCAGACGCCGCTGTCGGTGCGCTGATCAACGCCGTCCCCATGGACTGGATCCAGATTCAGTTCTACAACAATCCTTGCGGCGTCAGTGGCTACACGCCCGGCACCAGCAGCCAGAACAACTACAACTACCAGACCTGGGATACCTGGGCCAAGACGAGCCCCAACCCCAACGTCAAGCTTCTTGTCGGCATTCCCGCTGGCCCAGGTGCTGGTCGCGGCTACGTCTCTGGCTCTCAGCTCACTTCAGTCTTCCAGTACTCGAAGGGGTTCAGCAGCACCTTTGCCGGTGCCATGATGTGGGATATGTCCCAGCTTTACCAGAACACTGGCTTTGAGGCCCAGGTTGTCAATGCTTTgaaataa
- a CDS encoding uncharacterized protein (BUSCO:EOG092D02JB) translates to MSSLKFVVSSLDAIATSKDAQRNKQLADLTKTALDAIKEQDQLPDPEIVFAPLQLATKTGSPQLTTTALDCIGKLISYSYFSLPAKDDGHKEGAEPASPLIERAIDTICDCFLGETTAVEIQLQIVKSLLAAVLNDKIVVHGAGLLKAVRQTYNIFLLSRSTANQQVAQGTLTQMVGTVFERVKTRLHMKEARLSLDNLKHGASNVTFEQSEIANGNRHSDDGEDASASASQPDNNDAPEEPANAAKLTLKDLEHRKSFDDSTLGEGPTMVTRLKSEKRDDSNVSVSGQSGPQEDSDALDAEDEVYIRDAYLIFRSFCNLSTKVLPPEQLFDLRGGAMRSKLVSLHLIHTLLNNNIAVFTSPLCTIRSSKSNEPTTFLQAIKFYLCLSITRNGASSVDRIFDICCEIFWLMLKYMRPSFKKEIEVILNEIYLALLSQKNAPLTQKLYFVSILNRLCADPRALVETYLNYDCDQSVENIFQTVIEDLSKFATAPVSITSIHEQAYEEYRGRTAPASEWQLKGILPPSLTVAQIIPHQENETDYPKEYAIKRLSLEALVETLRSLVNWSASVRSDSENVRTDADARTSFDELRPSIDPTSESASRLDTPLPPSTPVLEDDPDYLSKEKARKTALMKGIRQFNFKPKKGIELLLRDGFIASDSPQDIATFLLSEDKLDKAQIGEYLGEGDQKNIDTMHAFVDSMDFTKKRFVDALRQFLQSFRLPGEAQKIDRFMLKFAERYVLGNPNAFANADTAYVLAYSVILLNTDLHSSKIAKRMTKEEFIRNNAGINDNSDLPHEYQISIYEEIASNEIVLKSERDIAAAQGNLPTQPSGLAAGLGQAFSNVGRDLQREAYMQQSEEIALRSEQLFKNLFKSQRRNASKTTPKYIEATSFKHVEAMFDITWMSIFSALSGQMQKAHNLEVNKLCLEGMRLATQIACLFNLSTPREAFISALRNATNLNNPQEMQAKNIEALKVILDLAQTEGNVLQESWKDILMCISALYPPQRSGTSESRSSMQLKNRPRQRSATGPKGFSHEIALESRSDELIRSVDRIFSSTADLSGEAMVYFAKALTEVSWDEIKVSGSNDSPRTYSLQKIVEISYYNMNRVRFEWSNIWVVLGEHFNQVGCHNNMNIVFFALDSLRQLSMRFMEIEELAGFKFQKDFLKPFEHVLSNSHNVTVKDMVLRCLIQMIQARGDNIRSGWRTMFGVFTVAAREPYESIVYLAYENVSQVYKEKFGVVISQGAFTDLIVCLTEFSKNLKFQKKSLGALELLKSIIPTMLKTPECPLSHQPWNTSTSLNDGAAEPPKKGQTKTSMEEGYWFPVLFAFHDVLMTGEDLEVRSNALEYFFAALLKYGGGFTQPFWDILWRQQLYPIFMVLRSRPEMTNVLNHEELSVWLSTTMIQALRNMITLFTHYFDALEYMLDRFLELLALCICQENDTISRIGSNCLQQLILKNVTKFNLVHWTKIVGAFCELFERTTAYQLFTAANMEATTSMSMSSSNGLEFTSPLSPTVAETPSAGDENTLKINGGDENGASDTESIHHPTLHKLDDDEAQASAANTTNGQQLEEFKPTSNLQQQPVVVTAARRRFFNRIISRCVLQLLMIETVNELFSNDTVYANIPSTELLRLMALLKRSFQFARRFNEDKELRMKLWREGFMKQPPNLLKQESGAAATYVSILFRMFIDDAPERLKSRPDIEAALVPLCEDIITGYSLLVEESQQRNIIAWRPVVVDVLEGFATFPEEAFKTHLSSFYPLAIDLLQKDLTADLRGALLAVLRRVGEVSLGIEGLVRAGDKRRDSTVSTNAEELPGGRFEAAARKML, encoded by the exons ATGAGCTCCTTAAAATTCGTGGTGTCCTCTCTGGACGCCATTGCGACTTCTAAAGATGCCCAGCGAAACAAGCAGCTGGCCGACCTGACCAAGACAGCCCTCGATGCCATCAAAGAGCAGGATCAGCTACCCGATCCCGAGATCGTCTTCGCGCCTCTCCAGCTCGCAACCAAGACCGGCAGCCCGCAGCTCACAACGACAGCTCTCGATTGCATTGGAAAGCTGATATCATATTCATACTTCTCCCTTCCTGCCAAGGACGATGGACACAAGGAAGGCGCCGAACCGGCATCCCCGCTAATTGAACGAGCCATCGATACCATCTGCGACTGTTTCCTAGGCGAGACGACGGCTGTCGAAATCCAGCTGCAGATTGTCAAGTCACTCCTAGCCGCCGTCCTGAATGATAAGATCGTCGTTCATGGCGCAGGCCTGCTGAAGGCTGTGCGCCAGACCTACAACATTTTCCTGCTCTCTCGGAGCACGGCCAACCAGCAGGTTGCACAGGGAACTCTCACCCAGATGGTCGGCACCGTTTTCGAGCGAGTCAAGACTAGACTTCACATGAAGGAAGCCAGATTAAGTTTGGACAACCTGAAGCACGGCGCAAGCAATGTTACTTTTGAACAATCCGAGATTGCCAACGGCAACCGTCACAGTGATGATGGGGAAGAcgcttcggcttcggcttcaCAGCCGGATAACAACGATGCACCGGAAGAGCCGGCCAATGCTGCCAAACTCACGTTAAAAGATTTGGAACATCGCAAGAGTTTCGACGATTCAACACTTGGCGAAGGACCTACTATGGTTACGCGACTCAAatcagagaagagagatgacAGCAATGTGTCCGTGTCAGGGCAGTCTGGTCCGCAGGAGGACAGCGACGCGCTagatgctgaagatgaagtttACATCCGGGATGCCTATCTCATCTTCCGATCTTTTTGTAATTTGTCAACCAAAGTTCTGCCTCCTGAGCAGCTCTTCGACTTGCGAGGTGGAGCAATGCGCTCCAAGCTCGTTTCTTTGCACCTCATCCACACCCTTCTGAACAACAACATTGCAGTTTTCACTTCGCCTCTCTGTACTATTAGGAGCTCCAAGAGCAACGAGCCCACTACCTTTCTTCAAGCCATTAAATTTTATCTTTGTCTCAGCATTACGCGAAATGGAGCTAGTTCGGTGGATAGAATCTTTGATATCTGCTGTGAGATTTTCTGGCTCATGCTTAAATACATGCGCCCCTCGTTCAAG AAAGAAATTGAGGTCATTCTCAATGAGATTTATTTGGCGCTCTTGTCCCAAAAGAATGCCCCGCTAACACAGAAGCTCTACTTTGTTTCCATCCTGAACCGCCTCTGCGCCGATCCGAGAGCATTAGTTGAGACGTATCTCAACTACGATTGCGATCAGTCCGTAGAGAACATCTTTCAAACTGTTATTGAAGATCTATCTAAATTTGCGACGGCGCCAGTCTCGATTACCTCCATCCATGAGCAAGCATATGAGGAGTACCGAGGGAGGACTGCGCCAGCGAGCGAGTGGCAGCTCAAGGGTATTCTTCCCCCATCGCTCACCGTTGCGCAGATAATCCCACATCAGGAAAATGAAACCGACTACCCCAAAGAATATGCAATCAAACGCCTATCACTCGAGGCCCTTGTTGAGACGCTACGCTCTTTGGTTAATTGGTCGGCCTCTGTACGCTCAGATAGCGAAAATGTTCGCACGGATGCGGATGCTAGAACCTCTTTTGATGAGCTGCGGCCGTCCATCGATCCCACCAGCGAAAGTGCTTCTCGACTTGACACGCCCCTGCCCCCTTCGACTCCCGTGCTAGAGGATGACCCAGATTATCTcagcaaagaaaaggctAGGAAAACGGCCCTCATGAAGGGAATCAGGCAATTTAACTTCAAGCCTAAAAAGGGAATTGAGTTGCTCCTTCGCGATGGCTTCATCGCGAGCGACTCACCTCAAGATATAGCCACATTTTTGCTTAGCGAAGACAAGCTGGATAAGGCACAAATTGGTGAATATCTTGGTGAAGGAGATCAGAAAAATATTGATACTATGCACGCATTTGTGGACTCTATGGACTTCACCAAGAAGCGTTTCGTTGATGCCCTGCGTCAATTTTTGCAGTCATTCCGTCTACCGGGAGAGGCGCAGAAAATCGATCGATTTATGCTCAAGTTTGCCGAGCGTTATGTGCTTGGTAACCCCAACGCCTTTGCCAACGCCGACACGGCATATGTACTGGCGTACTCAGTGATCTTGCTAAATACAGATCTACACAGCAGCAAGATCGCCAAGAGAATGACCAAGGAGGAATTCATTCGGAACAATGCGGGCATTAACGACAACTCTGATTTGCCCCATGAATATCAGATTTCCATCTATGAAGAAATTGCCAGCAACGAAATTGTTTTGAAGAGCGAGCGGGACATTGCAGCTGCCCAGGGCAATCTGCCTACGCAGCCAAGCGGTTTGGCTGCAGGCTTGGGACAAGCTTTCTCAAATGTAGGCCGAGATCTGCAGCGGGAAGCTTATATGCAACAGTCAGAAGAGATTGCGTTGCGTTCAGAGCAGCTCTTCAAGAACTTGTTCAAGAGCCAGCGACGAAACGCCTCCAAGACTACTCCCAAATATATTGAAGCAACATCTTTTAAGCATGTCGAGGCCATGTTTGATATTACATGGAtgtccatcttctctgcaCTCTCAGGGCAGATGCAAAAGGCACATAACCTTgaagttaataaactatgCCTCGAGGGCATGAGGCTAGCAACCCAGATTGCTTGCCTCTTCAATCTCTCAACACCTCGAGAAGCATTCATTTCCGCTCTTCGAAATGCTACAAACCTGAACAACCCCCAGGAAATGCAAGCCAAAAACATTGAAGCCTTGAAGGTGATCCTTGATCTCGCTCAGACAGAGGGCAATGTTCTGCAAGAGTCGTGGAAGGATATTCTCATGTGCATCA GCGCGCTTTATCCCCCTCAGCGGTCCGGGACATCAGAATCTCGCTCGTCTATGCAGTTGAAGAACAGACCACGACAGAGATCTGCTACTGGCCCCAAGGGCTTTTCTCACGAGATTGCTCTCGAGAGCCGCTCAGACGAACTGATTCGAAGCGTCGATCGAATATTCTCCAGCACAGCTGACCTTTCGGGTGAAGCCATGGTCTATTTTGCCAAGGCCTTAACAGAGGTTAGCTGGGACGAGATCAAAGTCTCAGGTTCGAATGATTCCCCCCGGACATACAGTCTGCAAAAAATTGTCGAAATTAGCTACTACAACATGAATCGTGTGAGATTCGAGTGGAGCAATATTTGGGTAGTACTCGGCGAGCACTTCAACCAAGTCGGATGTCATAATAACATGAACATTGTATTCTTTGCTTTGGATTCTTTGCGCCAGCTGTCTATGCGGTTCatggagattgaagagctTGCTGGATTCAAATTCCAGAAAGATTTCCTGAAGCCATTTGAGCATGTGCTATCCAACTCTCACAATGTCACTGTCAAAGACATGGTATTGCGATGCCTCATCCAGATGATTCAGGCGCGAGGAGACAACATCCGCTCTGGATGGAGGACCATGTTTGGTGTCTTTACAGTTGCTGCCCGGGAGCCGTACGAGAGCATTGTCTATCTTGCATATGAGAACGTTAGCCAGGTTTACAAGGAAAAATTCGGCGTTGTCATTTCTCAAGGAGCGTTTACGGATCTTATCGTCTGCTTGACAGAGTTTTCGAAGAATCTAAAATTCCAGAAAAAGAGTCTGGGCGCtttggagctgctgaagTCCATTATTCCAACAATGCTCAAAACACCAGAGTGCCCGTTGTCGCATCAGCCATGGAATACTTCCACGTCCCTAAATGACGGAGCTGCAGAACCTCCCAAAAAGGGGCAGACAAAAACTTCCATGGAAGAGGGCTATTGGTTCCCTGTGCTGTTTGCTTTCCATGATGTGCTAATGACTGGTGAAGACCTTGAGGTTCGTTCAAATGCGTTGGAATACTTCTTTGCTGCACTCCTCAAGTACGGAGGTGGGTTTACCCAGCCGTTTTGGGATATTCTTTGGCGACAGCAACTCTATCCCATCTTCATGGTCTTACGCTCAAGACCGGAGATGACAAACGTTCTTAATCATGAAGAGTTGTCCGTCTGGCTGTCCACTACGATGATCCAAGCTCTACGCAACATGATCACGCTGTTTACACACTACTTCGATGCACTCGAATATATGTTGGACAGATTCTTGGAGCTGCTCGCTCTCTGCATTTGCCAAGAAAATGATACGATATCTCGCATTGGTAGCAACTGTTTACAACAGCTGATATTGAAAAACGTGACAAAATTTAACCTGGTACACTGGACCAAAATCGTTGGAGCATTTTGTGAACTATTCGAGCGGACAACAGCATACCAACTCTTCACTGCGGCAAATATGGAGGCGACTACTTCTATGTCAATGTCGTCATCCAATGGACTGGAGTTCACCTCACCTCTCAGCCCAACTGTTGCCGAAACTCCTTCCGCTGGGGATGAAAATACATTGAAGATTAATGGCGGAGACGAGAACGGCGCTTCCGACACAGAGTCCATTCATCACCCAACTTTGCACAAGCtagatgatgacgaggcaCAGGCTTCAGCGGCAAATACCACCAATGGACAGCAGTTGGAAGAGTTCAAACCGACTTCTAaccttcagcagcagcctgtcGTCGTGACAGCTGCTCGCCGGCGATTTTTCAACCGCATCATTTCCCGCTGTGTCCTGCAGCTTCTTATGATTGAGACGGTCAACGAGCTCTTTAGCAACGATACCGTATACGCAAATATCCCTTCCACCGAGCTCTTACGACTCATGGCTCTTTTGAAGCGCTCTTTCCAGTTCGCACGCCGCTTCAACGAAGATAAGGAGCTTCGAATGAAGCTCTGGCGGGAAGGATTTATGAAGCAGCCACCCAACTTGCTGAAGCAGGAAAGTGGTGCTGCGGCGACATACGTGTCTATCCTGTTCAGGATGTTTATAGATGATGCACCTGAAAGGCTGAAGAGCAGACCCGACATCGAAGCCGCTCTGGTGCCTTTGTGTGAGGACATCATCACGGGGTACTCTTTGCTGGTGGAAGAAAGCCAGCAGAGAAACATCATTGCATGGAGACCAGTCGTCGTTGATGTGCTTGAGGGCTTCGCTACTTTCCCCGAAGAGGCTTTCAAGACTCACTTAAGCTCTTTCTACCCGCTCGCCATTGACTTGCTCCAAAAGGACTTGACGGCGGATTTGCGCGGTGCGCTACTTGCAGTTTTACGGAGGGTTGGCGAGGTGTCCCTTGGAATTGAAGGGCTGGTAAGGGCTGGGGACAAGAGGCGGGACAGCACGGTCAGCACCAATGCTGAGGAACTTCCTGGTGGTAGATTTGAAGCTGCCGCACGGAAGATGCTGTAA
- a CDS encoding uncharacterized protein (EggNog:ENOG41), with amino-acid sequence MSERIIPDGNPDAHPISGLEEFQAHLAELENDPSVPFNLKLLDDIELQLTESNIPPLLPTVLPPLTQILKSTTQDPSPLLSLTIKLLSPLTFTRTLTIADPPSILTALNSPLSGANLLALAIIHKAAKAPTEAALLSTLPDVVEALIRRWLESPDVGVGERAAKVLGDLLESDCETIRPAEGVNGASSYDFNGLSTTRRRIPGHGRLWRVIFTQRPFLELIKTLCSPETAHPPTRPRHQTSLSQGRLLRLLTRLATLDIRAINTAHHQALFPLSTTAIAPSDQGILQWAALEMLSGSDDILMHLNLIDFFETFVSVMRVSRLTPEENAIVKKLVKVATEGDGQLKEALRGLPNRTVEEEAEPLRAYISDLLD; translated from the exons ATGTCTGAACGCATCATCCCAGACGGCAACCCAGACGCTCACCCCATCTCCGGCCTTGAGGAGTTCCAGGCTCATCTAGCAGAGCTCGAAAACGACCCTTCTGTGCCGTTCAACCTCAAGCTTCTCGACGATATCGAGCTCCAGCTAACAG AATCCAAcatccctcctctcctccccaccgtcctccctcctctcacCCAAATCCTCAAGTCAACCACGCAAGATCCTTCTCCTCTACTTTCTCTCACCATCAAGCTCCTATCGCCTCTCACCTTCACCCGCACCCTCACCATCGCCGATcctccatccatcctcaCAGCCCTAAACTCTCCTCTCTCCGGCGCCAAtcttctcgccctcgccatcatccacaAGGCCGCCAAAGCACCAACCGAGGCCGCCCTCCTCAGCACTCTCCCCGATGTCGTCGAGGCTCTCATCCGCCGCTGGCTAGAGAGCCCGGACGTCGGCGTTGGCGAGCGCGCGGCCAAAGTGCTCGGCGACTTGCTCGAGTCAGACTGCGAAACCATCCGGCCAGCAGAAGGAGTCAACGGTGCAAGCAGCTATGACTTCAACGGCCTGAGCACCACCAGGCGTCGTATCCCCGGCCACGGACGTCTCTGGCGCGTCATCTTCACCCAGCGACCCTTCCTGGAACTCATCAAAACGCTCTGCTCCCCTGAAACAGCACATCCTCCCACTCGGCCTCGACACCAAACTTCCCTCTCACAAGGCCGTCTCCTACGCCTTCTCACTCGTCTCGCAACTCTCGATATCCGCGCCATAAACACAGCTCATCACCAAGCTTTATTCCCCCTTTCCACCACTGCCATCGCCCCCAGTGACCAAGGGATCCTGCAATGGGCTGCCCTGGAGATGCTATCTGGTTCAGACGATATTCTCATGCACCTCAATCTCATTGACTTTTTTGAGACTTTTGTCAGCGTCATGCGCGTATCTCGCCTCACTCCTGAAGAAAATGCCATTGTAAAAAAATTGGTTAAAGTGGCGACCGAAGGGGATGGCCAGCTGAAGGAGGCTCTGAGAGGATTGCCGAATCGGACTGTGGAAGAGGAAGCTGAGCCTTTGCGTGCGTATATCAGCGATCTGCTAGATTAA